A portion of the Anthonomus grandis grandis chromosome 7, icAntGran1.3, whole genome shotgun sequence genome contains these proteins:
- the LOC126738719 gene encoding kinesin-like protein KIF18A, producing MIKLERKTNDSAKMKNRKEPVTPRRRASIGKNGIIGKVTRTLSRPVSSTAPKVTATSCNIKVVVRVRPPNVKEQDEKHQSVVQVVNQQVLIFDPKEDETPFFYHGVQQKHRDLLKRSKKDIKFSFDRVFTTESTNSEVFLDSTKNLIDNLMDGCNCSVFAYGATGAGKTFTMIGSNENPGITFLTMKALFQKKEDLCSERDFELMLTYIEVYNELVKDLLNPGTPLNLLEDAKYGVRVQGITGHKINKPDDLFSLLEQGNKRRTQHPTDANAESSRSHAVFQVYIQMKMKATKEVRQAKLSMIDLAGSERGSATGFMGARFKEGANINKSLLALGNCINSLADGQRHVPYRDSKLTRLLKDSLGGNCHTVMIANVSPSSLSFDDTYNTLKYASRASQIKTSIKRNVVNVDMHIEQYIKLVEDLQTENLKLKKEVAELKEMMNCSEKLTDSPVLKDLTNHQEVEKEEEKVEINDARTVLPAETVVAESPCNKEVDSEMLTVLKIFLQDQKDLLEREYRLQCSELGMSLKRELKTQAKDRLSNLYIDTPDKEEMRRKLNEQVGRFEKKEYTTKKELSDIQLKKKNVEGKIQFLLKKHPALKEEINRATIELEILSHKYKAELKQREAEVLLDDHKDKCVAIEYMAKFIKRLYLSVGGKYDAPESVTKDYDNLVATLNGRKNVKFEEVAGNFVASEGLNDVLSLESAIGDENSRKRKIETDSQISLDSTFTCNGEKAAPKSPMPAGGAKSRINSQLVTEGSKAPIKRFATGVSPRSRSKPRLKCSPKTNITNVRLGRMDLVRNGIKKATAKTVTERPRFKF from the exons ATGATAAAGTTAGAACGGAAGACGAATGACAGTGCCAAAATGAAAAATCGGAAGGAACCAGTTACCCCACGACGTAGGGCTTCGATAGGCAAAAACGGTATAATAGGGAAAGTCACAAGGACTTTATCGCGGCCAGTATCTAGTACAGCTCCAAAAGTCACCGCTACATCTTGTAATATAAAAGTGGTTGTAAGAGTCCGTCCACCTAATGTAAAAGAACAAGATGAGAAGCATCA atctGTTGTCCAAGTGGTGAACCAGCAAGTCTTGATTTTTGATCCAAAAGAAGATGAGACACCTTTTTTTTATCATGGTGTACAGCAGAAACATAGAGATTTGCTTAAAAGATCCAAAAAAGACATAAAATTTTCCTTTGATAGGGTTTTTACCACTGAGTCCACAAATTCAGAAGTGTTTTTGGACAGTACAAAAAACTTGATTGATAATCTGATGGATGGTTGTAATTGTTCTGTTTTTGCTTATGGAGCTACAGGAGCTGGCAAGACATTTACCATGATag ggagcaatgaaaatccagGGATTACTTTCCTGACAATGAAAGCCTTATTTCAGAAAAAAGAGGATCTGTGTTCAGAGAGGGACTTTGAGTTAATGTTAACCTACATTGAAGTGTATAATGAGCTTGTTAAAGATCTATTAAATCCAGGAACTCCTTTAAATTTGTTGGAAGATGCAAAATATG gggTTAGAGTACAAGGTATTACAGGACACAAAATTAACAAACCAGATGACTTATTCTCTTTACTGGAGCAGGGAAATAAAAGAAGAACTCAACATCCTACAGATGCCAATGCGGAAAGTAGTCGATCACATGCGGTTTTCCAGGTTTATATTCAAATGAAAATGAAAGCAACAaaagag GTCAGGCAAGCGAAATTGAGCATGATCGATCTGGCAGGAAGTGAAAGAGGCTCCGCGACAGGTTTCATGGGGGCCCGGTTTAAAGAGGGcgctaatataaataaatctttgttAGCATTGGGTAATTGTATCAATAGCTTAGCGGATGGTCAAAGACATGTGCCATACAG AGATTCAAAATTAACCAGATTGCTAAAAGATAGTCTAGGCGGAAATTGTCATACTGTTATGATCGCCAATGTGTCTCCTTCATCATTAAGTTTTGATGACACGTACAATACTTTAAA ATATGCCTCTAGAGCAAGCCAAATAAAGACTTCTATTAAACGTAACGTCGTCAACGTCGATATGCACATCGAGCAATATATTAAATTGGTTGAAGATCTCCaaactgaaaatttaaaattaaaaaaagaggtTGCTGAATTGAAGGAAATGATGAACTGTTCGGAGAAGTTGACAGATAGCCCGGTCCTTAAAGATTTGACAAACCACCAAGAAgttgaaaaagaagaagaaaaggtTGAGATAAATGATGCAAGGACAGTTTTACCCGCGGAAACAGTCGTTGCTGAATCGCCGTGCAATAAAGAAGTTGACAGTGAAATGTTGACAgttttgaagatttttcttCAAGATCAGAAAGATTTGTTGGAGCGTGAATATCGGCTACAATGTAGTGAGTTGGGTATGTCGTTAAAGAG AGAATTAAAAACTCAGGCCAAAGATCGACTTAGCAACTTGTACATAGATACACCGGACAAAGAAGAGATGAGGCGAAAGCTTAACGAGCAGGTTGGAAGATTTGAGAAAAAAGAATACACCACCAAAAAGGAACTGTCAGACATTCAACTGAAGAAAAAGAACGTAGaaggaaaaattcaatttttattaaaaaaacatccgGCTCTGAAAGAAGAGATTAACCGAGCCACTATCGAATTAGAAATTTTGAGTCATAAATATAAG GCTGAATTAAAACAAAGGGAAGCGGAAGTACTCCTGGACGACCACAAGGACAAATGCGTGGCGATTGAATACATGGCAAAATTTATCAAACGTTTGTATCTGTCAGTTGGTGGAAAATACGATGCACCCGAAAGTGTCACAAAGGACTACGACAACTTAGTGGCCACTCTGAATGgcagaaaaaatgttaaatttgaaGAAGTCGCTGGGAATTTTGTGGCAAGTGAAG GTCTAAACGATGTTCTATCTCTGGAATCGGCCATCGGCGACGAAAACAGTCGGAAACGTAAAATCGAAACAGACAGCCAAATTTCTCTGGACTCGACGTTTACCTGTAATGGGGAAAAAGCAGCCCCCAAAAGCCCCATGCCCGCTGGCGGTGCAAAATCGAGAATTAATTCGCAACTAGTAACCGAAG gctCTAAAGCTCCCATAAAGAGATTTGCTACCGGAGTGTCACCGAGGTCGAGATCTAAGCCGAGGCTAAAATGTTCCCCTAAGACGAATATTACCAACGTGAGATTAGGCAGAATGGATTTGGTTAGGAATGGTATTAAAAAAG CGACTGCAAAAACTGTTACCGAAAGACcaagatttaaattttga